A genomic segment from Pseudalkalibacillus berkeleyi encodes:
- the purC gene encoding phosphoribosylaminoimidazolesuccinocarboxamide synthase has product MEKQALLYEGKAKRVYETNDEKIVWIEYKDEATAFNGEKKTTIAGKGKLNNEISALLFEKLREKGIESHFVKKLSETEQLVKNVQIIPLEVVVRNIAAGSLAKRLGMEEGEVLPETIVEFYYKNDDLGDPLLTRDHIRILGLVEETELALLREKGLAVNDVLVPYFKNLNIDLVDFKLEFGIGADGEVMLADEISPDTCRLWDAETGEKLDKDVFRRDLGSLTETYSKLLERLTVAP; this is encoded by the coding sequence ATGGAAAAACAAGCGTTACTGTACGAAGGAAAAGCGAAGCGAGTCTATGAAACAAATGATGAGAAAATCGTTTGGATTGAATATAAGGATGAAGCAACAGCCTTTAATGGTGAGAAGAAAACGACCATCGCTGGCAAAGGAAAGCTGAACAATGAGATTTCCGCTTTGTTGTTTGAGAAGCTTCGCGAAAAGGGGATTGAATCTCATTTTGTTAAGAAGCTTTCTGAAACGGAGCAGCTTGTAAAAAATGTTCAAATCATTCCGCTTGAAGTTGTCGTTCGAAACATAGCGGCTGGCTCACTTGCGAAACGCCTTGGAATGGAAGAAGGCGAAGTATTACCGGAGACAATCGTTGAGTTCTACTACAAAAATGATGACCTCGGTGATCCGTTGTTAACGAGGGACCATATTCGGATTCTCGGGCTCGTAGAAGAAACGGAGCTTGCACTTTTACGAGAAAAAGGACTGGCTGTCAACGACGTGCTTGTCCCTTATTTCAAGAACCTGAACATCGACCTCGTCGATTTCAAGCTTGAGTTTGGGATTGGCGCAGACGGTGAAGTCATGCTTGCCGATGAAATCTCACCAGACACGTGCCGATTATGGGATGCAGAAACAGGAGAAAAGCTCGATAAAGACGTATTCCGACGCGACCTTGGCAGTTTAACCGAAACGTACAGTAAGCTTTTAGAACGTCTGACTGTTGCGCCATGA
- the purS gene encoding phosphoribosylformylglycinamidine synthase subunit PurS — translation MYNVKVFITLKESVLDPQGAAVKDSLHRLTYNAVEDVRIGKYIELTLKKEDGDIDQQVREICEKLLANTVIEDYTYEIEEDIPQ, via the coding sequence ATGTATAACGTTAAGGTTTTCATCACACTAAAGGAAAGTGTTCTAGATCCACAAGGTGCAGCAGTGAAAGATTCGCTCCATCGTCTCACTTACAACGCTGTTGAGGATGTTCGAATCGGTAAATACATTGAATTGACACTGAAAAAGGAAGATGGCGACATCGATCAGCAAGTACGCGAAATATGCGAAAAGCTCCTTGCGAACACAGTCATTGAAGACTATACGTATGAAATCGAGGAGGATATCCCTCAATGA
- the purQ gene encoding phosphoribosylformylglycinamidine synthase subunit PurQ — translation MRFAVIVFPGSNCDIDMYHAIKDELGEEVEYVWHDDQDLKQFDGILIPGGFSYGDYLRSGSIARFSNVMESIYEANQAGKPILGVCNGFQILLEAGLLPGAMQRNAKLKFICKQVELEVMNNETMFTSAYEKGEKITIPVAHGEGNYYCDEATYTKLSHNNQIAFTYADNINGSRHGIAGITNEKGNVLGMMPHPERAVDQLLGSADGLKLFQSIVKTWREAHVVSS, via the coding sequence ATGAGATTCGCAGTCATCGTTTTTCCAGGATCCAACTGTGACATAGACATGTACCATGCAATCAAGGATGAGCTTGGAGAAGAAGTCGAGTACGTTTGGCATGATGACCAAGACTTGAAGCAATTTGATGGCATCCTCATCCCGGGCGGATTTTCTTACGGAGATTACTTAAGAAGCGGCTCAATCGCGCGCTTTTCAAACGTCATGGAATCTATTTATGAAGCGAACCAAGCTGGCAAACCGATTCTTGGTGTATGCAACGGTTTTCAAATTTTACTAGAAGCAGGATTGTTACCAGGTGCGATGCAACGAAACGCAAAGTTGAAATTCATTTGTAAGCAAGTTGAGCTAGAAGTGATGAACAATGAAACGATGTTCACTTCAGCGTACGAAAAAGGGGAAAAAATCACAATTCCTGTCGCACACGGTGAAGGGAACTATTACTGTGATGAAGCGACTTACACAAAACTGAGTCATAACAACCAGATTGCGTTCACTTACGCAGATAACATTAACGGATCAAGACACGGGATCGCAGGGATTACGAATGAAAAAGGAAACGTTCTCGGTATGATGCCGCATCCGGAGCGAGCGGTCGACCAGTTGCTGGGTAGCGCAGATGGACTGAAATTATTTCAATCAATCGTGAAAACTTGGAGGGAAGCACATGTCGTATCTTCATGA
- the purL gene encoding phosphoribosylformylglycinamidine synthase subunit PurL — MSYLHEPTAEMIKDQKLYQEMGLNDEEFAMVESILGRLPNYTETGLFSVMWSEHCSYKNSKPVLRKFPTEGKRVLQGPGEGAGIVDIGDDQAVVFKIESHNHPSAIEPYQGAATGVGGIIRDVFSMGARPIALLNSLRFGELTSDRVKYLFEEVVAGIAGYGNCIGIPTVGGEVQFDAAYEGNPLVNAMCVGLIDHKDIQKGQANGIGNSVMYVGAKTGRDGIHGATFASEELNDASDEKRPAVQVGDPFMEKLLLEACLELVQCDALVGIQDMGAAGLTSSSSEMASKSGVGIEMNLDLVPQRETNMTPYEMMLSESQERMLIVVKKGREDEIEKIFDKWGLEAVTIGHVIEEKELRLLHNGEVVASAPVDALAEEAPVYNKPSAVPAYYEAFQAQNAYMPQMTDYKDTLLKLLAQPTIASKAWVFDQYDHMVRTSTVVSPGSDAAVVRIRGTRKALAMTTDCNSRYLYLDPEVGGKIAVAEAARNIVCSGAEPLAITDCLNFGNPEKPEIFWQLEKAVDGMSDACRTFSTPVIGGNVSLYNETNGGAVYPTPVVGMVGLVHDLEHVTTQDFKEAGDVIYMIGETKPEFGGSELQKLLEGSISGKAPELDLEKEARYQSQLLQAIQEGLVASAHDVAEGGMAVAIAESMMDAELGASVTLAGDEAATLFSESQSRFLVSVKPENVEQFESLVDATKIGVVLERPVLRIDTPEGNELVSATKEELETAWKGAIPCLLTSKV; from the coding sequence ATGTCGTATCTTCATGAACCAACAGCAGAAATGATCAAGGATCAGAAGCTTTATCAAGAAATGGGCTTGAACGATGAAGAGTTTGCGATGGTTGAGTCGATTTTGGGACGTCTACCGAACTACACGGAAACCGGGCTTTTCTCTGTCATGTGGTCCGAGCATTGCAGCTACAAGAACTCGAAGCCTGTATTACGCAAGTTTCCTACAGAAGGAAAGCGTGTCCTCCAAGGACCTGGTGAAGGAGCTGGAATCGTCGATATCGGTGACGATCAAGCGGTTGTTTTTAAAATTGAAAGCCACAATCATCCATCAGCAATCGAGCCATATCAAGGAGCAGCAACAGGTGTCGGTGGCATCATCCGTGACGTCTTTTCAATGGGCGCACGTCCCATCGCGCTTCTCAACTCACTCCGTTTCGGTGAACTAACATCGGACCGCGTAAAATATTTATTCGAAGAGGTTGTCGCAGGAATTGCAGGCTACGGAAATTGTATCGGCATTCCGACAGTCGGCGGTGAAGTGCAGTTTGATGCGGCTTACGAAGGTAACCCACTTGTAAATGCAATGTGTGTCGGTCTCATTGACCATAAAGATATTCAAAAAGGGCAAGCGAACGGAATCGGCAACTCCGTCATGTATGTCGGTGCAAAGACTGGCCGTGACGGCATTCACGGTGCGACTTTCGCATCTGAAGAATTGAACGATGCATCTGATGAAAAGCGTCCAGCTGTCCAAGTCGGCGACCCGTTCATGGAAAAACTTTTACTAGAAGCGTGTTTAGAGCTTGTCCAATGTGACGCGCTCGTTGGCATACAGGACATGGGGGCTGCTGGTTTAACGTCTTCCTCAAGCGAAATGGCGAGTAAATCAGGCGTTGGGATCGAGATGAACTTAGACCTCGTTCCTCAACGGGAAACGAATATGACGCCTTATGAGATGATGCTCTCTGAATCTCAAGAACGAATGCTGATCGTCGTAAAAAAAGGACGAGAAGATGAAATCGAGAAGATTTTTGATAAATGGGGCTTAGAGGCCGTAACGATCGGTCACGTTATCGAGGAAAAAGAACTTCGTCTCCTTCACAACGGAGAAGTCGTCGCTAGTGCACCTGTTGATGCGTTAGCTGAAGAAGCCCCAGTTTACAACAAGCCGAGTGCTGTGCCTGCCTACTATGAAGCATTCCAAGCACAAAACGCGTACATGCCACAAATGACAGATTATAAAGATACATTGTTAAAGTTACTCGCTCAACCGACAATCGCTAGCAAAGCATGGGTGTTTGATCAATATGACCACATGGTGCGTACAAGTACGGTCGTTTCACCAGGATCAGATGCAGCGGTTGTCCGCATTCGCGGAACACGCAAAGCACTCGCGATGACGACAGATTGTAATTCTCGTTATTTGTATCTTGACCCTGAAGTTGGCGGTAAAATTGCGGTCGCAGAAGCGGCTCGGAACATCGTCTGTTCTGGAGCGGAGCCACTTGCGATCACAGATTGCTTGAACTTCGGTAACCCTGAGAAACCTGAAATCTTCTGGCAACTCGAAAAAGCAGTGGATGGTATGAGCGATGCGTGTCGCACATTCTCTACACCAGTTATCGGAGGAAATGTTTCGTTATACAACGAAACGAACGGTGGCGCGGTTTATCCTACGCCAGTTGTCGGGATGGTTGGTCTTGTCCATGACCTCGAACACGTGACGACTCAAGATTTTAAAGAAGCTGGCGACGTCATTTACATGATTGGTGAGACGAAGCCTGAATTTGGCGGAAGTGAGCTTCAGAAACTATTAGAAGGTTCTATTTCCGGCAAGGCACCTGAGCTCGATTTAGAAAAAGAAGCGCGCTATCAATCTCAGCTTTTACAAGCGATTCAAGAAGGTCTTGTCGCATCGGCACATGACGTTGCAGAAGGCGGTATGGCAGTTGCGATTGCAGAAAGCATGATGGACGCGGAACTCGGAGCATCTGTAACACTTGCTGGTGATGAAGCGGCAACACTGTTCAGTGAATCGCAATCTCGTTTTCTCGTATCGGTAAAACCGGAAAACGTTGAGCAGTTTGAAAGTCTCGTAGACGCGACGAAAATTGGTGTCGTACTAGAGCGTCCAGTATTACGAATTGATACACCAGAAGGTAACGAGCTCGTCTCTGCAACGAAAGAAGAGCTTGAAACAGCTTGGAAGGGAGCTATTCCATGTTTGCTGACATCAAAGGTTTAA
- the purF gene encoding amidophosphoribosyltransferase codes for MFADIKGLNEECGVFAIWGHEEASQLTYYGLHSLQHRGQEGAGIAVTDGEQVKFHKQSGLVTEVFGKGELSSLTGKAAIGHVRYSTAGGNEYANVQPLVFQSQRGGLALAHNGNLVNANMLKQQLEAQGSIFQTTSDTEVLAHLIKRSGLYNLRDQVKNALSMIKGAYAFVIMTEDGIMAAQDPNGLRPLSLGKIGDAYVVASETCAFDVIGAEYIRDVQPGELLIINDDGIEIDSFTSSTTRAICSMEYIYFSRPDSHIDDINVHTARKNLGKRLAAEAFVEADVVTGVPDSSISAAIGYAEAAGIPYELGLIKNRYVGRTFIQPSQALREQGVKMKLSPVRGIVEGKRVVMVDDSIVRGTTSRRIVQMLRDAGAKEVHVRISAPPIAHPCYYGIDISSKEELIASNYSVEEIREIIGADSLEYLSVDSMLDSIGRNKSEPNCGQCLGCFTGKYPTEIYPDTVLPHEKELVLK; via the coding sequence ATGTTTGCTGACATCAAAGGTTTAAACGAAGAGTGCGGCGTGTTCGCAATCTGGGGACATGAAGAAGCTTCCCAGCTAACCTATTACGGTCTCCATAGCCTCCAGCATCGCGGTCAAGAAGGCGCTGGGATTGCTGTGACAGACGGTGAACAAGTTAAATTCCATAAACAAAGTGGGCTTGTGACCGAAGTATTCGGTAAAGGTGAACTGTCTTCTTTAACAGGAAAAGCGGCAATTGGACACGTTCGATATTCGACCGCTGGTGGCAATGAGTACGCGAATGTGCAACCACTTGTCTTTCAATCTCAGCGTGGCGGATTAGCGCTCGCTCATAACGGAAACCTTGTGAATGCAAACATGCTGAAGCAGCAGCTAGAAGCGCAGGGAAGTATTTTTCAGACGACATCTGACACAGAAGTGCTTGCTCACTTAATTAAGCGAAGTGGTTTGTATAATTTACGTGACCAAGTGAAAAACGCGCTCTCTATGATCAAAGGCGCTTACGCATTCGTCATTATGACGGAAGACGGAATTATGGCAGCTCAGGATCCGAACGGATTACGCCCATTGTCACTTGGTAAAATCGGTGATGCTTACGTTGTCGCATCTGAAACGTGTGCATTCGATGTGATTGGAGCGGAGTATATCCGTGACGTTCAGCCAGGTGAATTGTTGATCATCAATGATGACGGGATCGAGATCGATTCATTCACGTCCTCAACGACACGAGCGATTTGCAGCATGGAGTACATTTATTTTTCCAGACCGGATAGTCATATCGATGACATTAACGTCCATACAGCTCGTAAAAATTTAGGTAAACGCCTTGCGGCAGAAGCGTTTGTGGAAGCAGACGTCGTCACAGGTGTTCCGGATTCAAGCATTTCAGCAGCGATCGGTTACGCTGAAGCTGCCGGTATTCCGTATGAGCTCGGGTTGATCAAGAATCGCTATGTCGGCCGGACGTTCATTCAGCCTTCCCAAGCTTTACGTGAGCAAGGCGTGAAGATGAAGCTCTCTCCTGTACGTGGGATTGTTGAAGGAAAGCGCGTCGTCATGGTCGATGACTCAATCGTTCGCGGAACGACGAGCCGTCGTATTGTGCAGATGCTACGAGATGCCGGTGCGAAGGAAGTTCATGTGCGGATAAGTGCACCGCCGATTGCACACCCGTGCTACTACGGTATCGATATTTCTTCTAAGGAAGAGCTGATCGCATCGAATTATTCTGTTGAGGAAATTCGAGAGATCATTGGAGCGGATTCCCTCGAGTACTTGAGTGTAGATAGCATGCTGGATTCAATCGGACGCAACAAAAGTGAACCGAACTGTGGACAGTGTCTCGGATGCTTCACAGGAAAGTACCCAACGGAAATCTATCCAGATACTGTATTGCCACACGAAAAAGAACTCGTATTGAAGTAA
- the purM gene encoding phosphoribosylformylglycinamidine cyclo-ligase → MAQSSSAYKQAGVDVEAGYEAVNRMKKHVKSTIRPEVMGGLGGFGGMFDLSKVDVKEPVLISGTDGVGTKLMLAFQMDQHDTIGIDAVAMCVNDIVAQGAEPLYFLDYIACGKLEPEKIEQIVKGIADGCKQAGAALIGGETAEMPGMYDPTEYDLAGFTVGVAEKSKLITPEKVNEGDVLIGLASSGIHSNGYSLVRKVLLEQAGYQLNQTIEQLGQTLGEELLTPTKIYVKPVLEVIRNHDVSGIAHITGGGFNENIPRMLPEGLSAEVELGSWPVPPIFSLIQSEGGLTQEDMLGTFNMGIGMVLAVKKEESDAIIRTLIEQGERAYRIGKVKAGEGISFLGGDLD, encoded by the coding sequence ATGGCACAATCATCATCCGCATACAAGCAAGCTGGGGTCGATGTAGAAGCAGGTTATGAAGCGGTCAACCGTATGAAGAAGCATGTGAAAAGCACGATACGACCTGAGGTCATGGGGGGCCTGGGTGGATTCGGGGGTATGTTCGATCTTTCCAAAGTCGACGTGAAAGAGCCTGTCCTTATTTCAGGAACGGATGGCGTCGGAACGAAGCTCATGCTCGCTTTCCAGATGGATCAGCATGATACGATTGGCATCGATGCGGTCGCGATGTGCGTTAACGACATCGTTGCACAAGGTGCGGAGCCTCTCTATTTTCTAGATTATATCGCTTGTGGGAAGTTGGAGCCTGAGAAGATTGAACAGATCGTTAAAGGAATTGCAGACGGTTGTAAACAAGCCGGAGCTGCCCTCATCGGTGGTGAGACTGCTGAAATGCCTGGTATGTATGATCCGACAGAGTACGATCTTGCTGGTTTTACAGTTGGTGTTGCTGAGAAATCGAAATTGATCACCCCTGAAAAAGTGAACGAAGGGGACGTCTTGATCGGGCTTGCTTCAAGCGGAATTCACAGCAATGGCTACTCGCTCGTTCGAAAAGTTTTATTAGAACAGGCAGGTTATCAGCTTAATCAAACGATTGAACAACTCGGCCAGACGCTTGGTGAAGAACTGCTCACTCCGACAAAAATTTACGTGAAACCAGTGCTCGAAGTAATCCGAAACCATGACGTCTCGGGGATTGCCCACATCACGGGTGGCGGGTTCAATGAAAACATTCCACGGATGCTTCCTGAAGGTTTGAGTGCTGAAGTAGAACTTGGTTCGTGGCCAGTCCCACCGATCTTCTCACTTATCCAAAGCGAAGGTGGACTCACTCAAGAAGACATGCTCGGCACATTCAACATGGGAATCGGCATGGTGCTAGCGGTGAAAAAAGAGGAATCAGATGCAATCATCCGTACATTAATTGAGCAAGGGGAAAGAGCCTATCGAATCGGAAAAGTGAAGGCAGGGGAAGGTATCTCATTTTTAGGAGGAGATCTCGATTGA
- the purN gene encoding phosphoribosylglycinamide formyltransferase — MKNIAVFASGSGSNFQAIIDSVEAGDLQANITLLVCDKPDAMAIQRALKHGVPTFAFSPKTYQDKASFEAEILTRLKEVEVDFIALAGYMRLIGPTLLEAYEGKIVNIHPSLLPAFPGKDAIGQALKAGATETGVTVHYVDQGMDTGPIIEQVAVPIYESDTQNHVRKRIHDVEHELYPKVLQQILNPAEVRTN; from the coding sequence TTGAAGAATATTGCGGTATTCGCATCAGGTTCAGGGTCTAATTTTCAAGCTATCATCGATTCAGTTGAAGCGGGCGACCTCCAAGCAAATATCACCTTACTCGTCTGTGATAAACCTGACGCGATGGCCATCCAACGTGCATTAAAGCATGGTGTTCCGACATTTGCTTTTTCGCCAAAAACCTACCAAGACAAAGCATCATTTGAAGCTGAAATTTTAACAAGATTAAAGGAAGTGGAAGTTGATTTCATCGCACTTGCAGGCTATATGCGATTGATCGGTCCGACACTTCTCGAAGCATATGAAGGAAAAATCGTGAACATTCATCCGTCGTTGTTACCGGCGTTCCCTGGTAAGGATGCGATTGGACAAGCATTGAAAGCGGGTGCCACAGAAACAGGCGTTACTGTACACTATGTCGATCAAGGTATGGACACTGGTCCAATCATCGAACAAGTAGCAGTGCCGATCTATGAAAGTGACACACAAAATCACGTTAGAAAACGAATCCATGACGTAGAGCACGAGCTTTATCCGAAAGTTTTACAACAAATATTGAACCCAGCTGAAGTCAGAACAAACTAA
- the purH gene encoding bifunctional phosphoribosylaminoimidazolecarboxamide formyltransferase/IMP cyclohydrolase: MKRALVSVSNKEGLIPFVEGLIKQGIEIVSTGGTKKAIEEAGLEVTGISEVTGFPEILDGRVKTLHPNIHGGLLAVRDNADHQAQIEAHNITPIDFVVVNLYPFKETISRPDVTFEDAIENIDIGGPSMLRSAAKNHASVTVAVDPADYGAILEELQTSGEVTKETKRRLAAKVFRHTAAYDALIAQYLTEEDFPESYTVTYTKKQSLRYGENPHQQAAFYEVPIGDPSTIAKAKQLHGKELSFNNINDADAALQIIREFDEPAVVAVKHTNPCGVGVGKSIAEAYKLAYEADPVSIFGGIVATNEEVDAETAQMLREIFLEIIIAPSFSEEALAILTEKKNLRLLQIEPKTIAADVANRIQSVSGGALVQQEDHFGFDNAELKVATKREPTEAEWADMKLGWQIVKHVKSNAIVLAKGNRTIGVGAGQMNRVGAAEIALKQAGDNVIGSSMASDAFFPMSDTVEAAAKAGVTAIIQPGGSIRDQESIDKADEYGITMVMTGVRHFKH, translated from the coding sequence ATGAAGCGCGCATTAGTGAGTGTTTCCAACAAAGAAGGGTTGATCCCGTTCGTTGAAGGATTAATCAAACAAGGAATTGAAATCGTCTCGACAGGGGGTACGAAAAAAGCAATTGAAGAAGCAGGACTTGAGGTTACCGGCATTTCAGAAGTGACAGGATTCCCAGAAATACTGGACGGACGTGTCAAAACACTTCACCCGAACATTCACGGAGGTCTCCTTGCTGTCCGGGATAATGCAGATCATCAAGCGCAAATTGAAGCACACAACATCACACCAATCGATTTTGTCGTCGTTAATCTCTATCCGTTCAAGGAAACGATTTCTCGACCAGATGTAACGTTTGAAGATGCAATTGAGAACATTGATATCGGTGGTCCGAGTATGCTTCGATCAGCAGCGAAAAATCATGCCTCTGTCACGGTAGCCGTTGATCCAGCTGATTACGGAGCGATTCTGGAGGAGCTTCAAACGAGTGGTGAGGTAACGAAAGAAACGAAGCGACGTTTGGCAGCAAAAGTATTCCGCCATACAGCCGCGTATGATGCACTCATCGCTCAGTATTTAACCGAAGAGGATTTTCCGGAATCGTACACCGTTACGTATACGAAAAAGCAATCCTTACGTTACGGAGAAAACCCGCATCAACAAGCTGCTTTTTACGAAGTTCCGATTGGAGATCCTTCTACGATTGCAAAAGCGAAGCAATTACACGGGAAGGAACTTTCTTTTAACAATATTAATGACGCGGACGCAGCCCTTCAAATCATCAGAGAGTTTGACGAACCAGCCGTTGTCGCGGTTAAGCATACGAACCCTTGTGGCGTAGGTGTTGGGAAGTCAATAGCTGAAGCGTACAAGCTTGCATATGAAGCGGATCCGGTTTCGATTTTCGGTGGAATCGTTGCGACGAATGAAGAAGTAGACGCAGAAACGGCCCAGATGTTACGCGAAATTTTTCTAGAAATCATTATCGCTCCTTCATTCTCAGAGGAAGCGCTCGCGATTTTAACGGAGAAAAAGAACTTGCGTTTGCTACAAATTGAGCCAAAGACAATAGCCGCGGATGTTGCGAATCGGATTCAATCCGTATCTGGTGGGGCATTAGTCCAGCAGGAGGACCACTTCGGTTTTGACAATGCTGAGCTGAAAGTCGCAACAAAGCGCGAGCCGACTGAGGCGGAATGGGCTGACATGAAGCTAGGCTGGCAAATCGTCAAGCATGTGAAGTCGAACGCAATTGTCCTTGCAAAAGGAAACCGAACGATCGGTGTCGGAGCAGGACAAATGAACCGAGTTGGTGCGGCTGAAATCGCATTGAAGCAAGCGGGTGACAATGTGATAGGCTCTTCAATGGCGTCTGATGCGTTCTTCCCAATGAGTGATACGGTTGAGGCAGCTGCCAAGGCTGGTGTGACAGCAATTATCCAGCCGGGCGGATCAATTAGAGATCAAGAGTCAATCGATAAAGCAGATGAATACGGCATTACGATGGTCATGACTGGTGTACGTCACTTCAAACACTAA
- the purD gene encoding phosphoribosylamine--glycine ligase, with protein MKVLIVGKGGREHTIAWKMAQSEHVSNVYVAPGNVGMTDVAECVAIPESDQEALVQFAKDNHVDLTVIGPEQPLLDGIVDRFQAEGLRVFGPTKKAALIEGSKTYANDLMSKYLIPTAFSASFTDYREAKDYLGKKGAPIVIKADGLAAGKGVVVAMTMEEAEEALYSMMINTKFGEASNRVVLEEFLQGEEFSLMAFVNGSTVHPMVISQDHKRAFDGDLGPNTGGMGAYSPVPHISDEVVNEAFERILKPMADALVKEGASFTGILYAGLMLTEEGPKVIEFNARFGDPETQVVLPRLESDLFEVMTRLIENRDVELSWSDEAYVGVVLASGGYPEAYNKGLTIKGLDFVSTDTLVFYAGVKKNADDELVTDGGRILLLAEKAGDLKAAQTLVYDQMSKLHCENSFYRMDIGDKALKFVSF; from the coding sequence ATGAAGGTTCTTATCGTAGGTAAAGGCGGCAGAGAGCATACGATCGCATGGAAAATGGCGCAATCTGAGCATGTATCAAATGTGTACGTCGCACCGGGCAATGTTGGCATGACAGATGTTGCTGAATGTGTGGCGATACCGGAATCCGATCAAGAAGCACTCGTACAATTTGCGAAAGACAACCACGTCGATTTGACCGTCATCGGACCAGAACAGCCGTTACTTGATGGTATCGTCGACCGTTTTCAAGCGGAAGGATTGCGTGTGTTCGGACCGACAAAGAAAGCCGCACTAATAGAAGGTAGTAAGACGTATGCCAACGATTTGATGAGCAAATACTTGATCCCGACTGCGTTTTCCGCATCGTTTACCGACTATAGGGAAGCGAAGGATTACTTAGGAAAAAAAGGTGCGCCGATTGTCATCAAAGCGGACGGTTTAGCTGCGGGAAAAGGTGTCGTCGTCGCGATGACGATGGAAGAGGCGGAAGAAGCGCTTTACAGTATGATGATCAATACAAAGTTCGGTGAAGCGAGCAATCGCGTGGTTTTAGAAGAGTTTTTACAGGGTGAGGAATTTTCACTGATGGCGTTCGTGAATGGTTCCACAGTCCATCCGATGGTCATTTCTCAAGATCATAAGCGCGCGTTTGATGGCGATCTTGGACCGAACACGGGCGGAATGGGTGCTTATTCTCCTGTTCCACACATTAGTGATGAGGTTGTGAATGAAGCGTTTGAGCGGATTTTGAAGCCGATGGCAGACGCACTTGTAAAAGAGGGAGCATCATTCACCGGCATTTTATACGCAGGATTGATGCTGACAGAAGAAGGGCCGAAAGTCATTGAGTTTAACGCTCGATTCGGAGATCCGGAAACGCAGGTCGTGTTGCCTCGCCTTGAGTCAGATCTTTTTGAAGTGATGACGCGTTTGATTGAGAATCGCGATGTTGAATTGAGTTGGTCTGACGAAGCGTATGTCGGAGTCGTGCTCGCTTCTGGCGGTTATCCTGAAGCTTATAATAAAGGACTGACGATCAAAGGTTTGGATTTTGTTTCAACAGATACGCTCGTGTTTTATGCAGGCGTAAAGAAAAATGCAGATGATGAGCTTGTCACCGATGGCGGACGCATCCTATTGTTAGCCGAAAAAGCAGGTGATTTAAAAGCTGCCCAGACGCTCGTTTATGATCAAATGAGCAAGCTCCATTGTGAAAATAGCTTTTACCGTATGGATATCGGAGACAAAGCACTTAAGTTCGTCTCTTTTTAA
- a CDS encoding EYxxD motif small membrane protein — protein MTVLMEYLTDMMFVLAMVIGGIVAFLFFLFKKRRT, from the coding sequence ATGACAGTTCTTATGGAATACTTGACGGATATGATGTTTGTTTTGGCCATGGTCATCGGAGGTATTGTTGCATTTCTCTTTTTCCTGTTTAAAAAGAGACGAACTTAA
- a CDS encoding YgaP family membrane protein: MKPNIGTMNALIRITIGLTMVACSAARLGRKPNDHNHLLWMLIGSMKVGEGITKYCPATDLYKRSQELQHMDLASMTKEGSPINPS, from the coding sequence ATGAAGCCAAATATCGGAACAATGAATGCATTAATTCGAATTACAATTGGTTTGACGATGGTCGCATGTTCAGCTGCACGTCTTGGAAGGAAACCAAACGATCATAACCATCTCTTATGGATGCTGATCGGATCGATGAAAGTTGGAGAAGGTATTACGAAATACTGCCCAGCTACAGATTTGTACAAACGCAGCCAAGAATTACAACACATGGACCTCGCTTCCATGACAAAAGAAGGCTCACCGATCAATCCATCGTAA